One genomic segment of Cellulophaga sp. HaHaR_3_176 includes these proteins:
- a CDS encoding penicillin acylase family protein yields the protein MKRIKKISLVLFVVLGVIAIGIFIFIQTLKPKYDGELQLPELESEVEIYFDTYGIPHIYGQSEEDAYRALGYVHAQDRLWQMELLRRIGRGGLSEVFGKDLVSTDKFLLSLGIDEASEETVKNLDINSETVKFTQAYLDGINAFIEEGPTPVEFYLTGVEKKPFILKDVYNTIGYMAFSFAMAHKTDPLMSNIKDKLGYEYLQDLEIDIDFNLESIKNFDTQNSTDIKNTVSEVAFSTLKKLPVPMFEGSNSWVISPSKTKNGKVIFANDPHIGFSQPSIWYEAHVVTPTYEKYGYYLAGVPFPLLGHDKNIAYGLTMFENDDIDFYYEELHSSDTTKYKYKGEWKDIEIVQKTIKVKDSQDVNFSYKKTIHGPVMNGIAEQITGNRPIAMSWIYTKLENNTLNAFNGVIHAKNTDDFKKSLAGIHAPGLNIMYGDAKGNVAWFATAQLYQMPDSINTKFVLNGSSGNEEPLKYLNFSENPHAINPDWNYVYSANNQSDSINGKIYPGYYLPENRAKRIVTLLDAKNDWDKEAVGEMINDVTSETNPLIVENLTNLISKDGLTKNQKKLISKLKKWNGEATINSVESTFFHRWVYFFLKETFNDELGDDYFDQLMKTSVLKRTIAPMASKTSSIWWDNSTTESVETKSDIINSSFKKAFETLEASLGTDYKQWTWGKVHTLEHEHPIGKVDALRSFFNVGPFPVNGTREVINNMLFDYTEDGIYTVKTGPSTRRVIDFSDIENSISILPTGQSGNPFSPHYKDQAQMYINGEFRKMMMNEEEIKNTASSVLRIRKK from the coding sequence TTGAAAAGAATTAAAAAAATATCTCTTGTTTTATTCGTTGTTCTTGGTGTTATAGCTATTGGTATATTCATTTTTATACAAACACTAAAGCCAAAGTATGATGGTGAACTTCAATTACCTGAACTTGAAAGTGAAGTAGAAATTTATTTTGATACTTATGGAATACCTCATATTTATGGACAATCAGAAGAAGACGCTTATAGAGCTTTAGGCTATGTACATGCGCAAGATCGACTATGGCAAATGGAATTACTTCGAAGAATTGGTAGGGGCGGACTATCAGAAGTATTCGGAAAAGATTTAGTTTCTACTGATAAGTTTTTATTAAGCTTGGGTATTGATGAAGCATCGGAAGAGACAGTGAAAAACTTGGACATTAATTCAGAAACTGTAAAATTTACACAAGCTTACTTAGATGGTATCAACGCTTTTATTGAAGAAGGGCCAACACCTGTAGAATTTTATTTAACTGGTGTTGAAAAAAAACCTTTTATACTTAAAGACGTATATAATACCATTGGTTATATGGCTTTCAGCTTTGCAATGGCACATAAAACAGACCCTTTAATGTCTAATATTAAAGATAAATTGGGGTATGAATATTTACAAGATTTAGAAATTGATATAGATTTTAATTTAGAATCTATTAAAAATTTTGACACTCAAAATTCTACTGATATTAAAAACACAGTATCTGAAGTAGCATTCTCTACTTTAAAAAAATTACCTGTGCCTATGTTTGAGGGCAGTAATAGCTGGGTAATTTCTCCATCGAAAACTAAAAATGGGAAAGTGATTTTTGCCAACGATCCACATATTGGTTTTTCTCAACCCTCAATCTGGTATGAGGCACATGTGGTAACACCAACGTATGAAAAATACGGGTATTATTTAGCTGGAGTTCCTTTTCCGCTTTTAGGTCATGATAAAAATATTGCATACGGACTTACCATGTTTGAAAACGACGATATTGATTTTTATTATGAAGAATTGCATTCGTCTGACACAACAAAATATAAATACAAAGGTGAATGGAAAGATATTGAAATAGTACAAAAAACAATAAAAGTAAAAGACTCTCAGGATGTTAATTTTAGCTATAAAAAAACGATTCACGGCCCTGTAATGAATGGTATTGCTGAACAAATAACCGGAAATCGACCGATAGCGATGTCTTGGATTTACACAAAACTAGAAAACAATACCTTAAATGCGTTTAATGGTGTCATACACGCTAAAAATACAGATGATTTTAAAAAATCGTTAGCTGGTATTCATGCACCCGGGTTAAATATTATGTATGGTGATGCAAAAGGTAATGTAGCTTGGTTTGCTACGGCACAATTATATCAAATGCCTGATAGTATCAATACCAAGTTTGTGTTAAATGGGAGTTCTGGTAATGAAGAGCCGTTAAAATATTTAAATTTTTCAGAGAATCCACATGCTATTAATCCTGATTGGAATTATGTGTATTCGGCAAATAATCAATCTGATTCTATTAATGGAAAAATATACCCAGGTTATTATTTACCAGAAAATAGAGCGAAGAGAATAGTTACTTTATTAGATGCTAAAAATGATTGGGATAAAGAGGCTGTTGGTGAAATGATTAATGATGTTACATCAGAAACAAACCCTTTAATTGTAGAGAATTTAACGAATTTGATTTCTAAAGATGGATTAACTAAAAATCAAAAAAAATTGATTTCTAAATTAAAAAAATGGAATGGAGAAGCTACTATTAATAGTGTTGAATCTACTTTTTTTCATAGATGGGTGTATTTTTTCTTGAAAGAAACCTTTAATGATGAGCTAGGTGATGATTATTTTGATCAATTAATGAAAACAAGTGTTTTGAAAAGAACAATTGCGCCAATGGCAAGTAAAACATCATCTATTTGGTGGGATAACTCTACAACAGAAAGTGTAGAGACAAAATCAGATATTATTAATAGTTCCTTTAAAAAAGCCTTTGAAACGTTAGAAGCTTCTTTAGGTACAGACTACAAGCAATGGACGTGGGGTAAAGTTCATACTTTAGAACACGAACACCCTATAGGTAAAGTAGACGCTTTACGTTCTTTTTTTAATGTAGGTCCATTTCCTGTTAACGGAACCCGAGAGGTAATTAATAATATGTTATTTGATTATACCGAAGATGGTATTTATACAGTAAAAACAGGACCGTCTACACGTAGGGTAATCGATTTCTCTGATATAGAAAATAGCATTAGTATTTTGCCAACGGGGCAATCAGGTAATCCATTTAGTCCTCATTATAAAGATCAAGCCCAAATGTATATTAATGGCGAGTTTAGAAAAATGATGATGAATGAAGAAGAGATAAAAAACACAGCTAGTTCTGTTTTAAGAATAAGAAAGAAATAA
- a CDS encoding YifB family Mg chelatase-like AAA ATPase: MLTKVFGSAVFGVEATTITVEVNVDKGIGYHLVGLPDNAIKESNYRIAAALQNNGYKIPGKKLTINMAPADLRKEGSAYDLTLALGILTASGQIKSENIEKYVIMGELSLDGSLQPIKGALPIAIKAKEEGFKGFILPKQNAREAAIVSGLEVYGIENIKEIIDYFDSSTPLEQTIIDTRAEFYKTLDFPEFDFSDVKGQESIKRCMEIAAAGGHNIILIGPPGAGKTMLAKRLPSILPPMTLHEALETTKIHSVVGKIKNMGLMNQRPFRSPHHTISDVALVGGGAYPQPGEISLSHNGVLFLDELPEFKRGVLEVMRQPLEDREVTISRARFTVTYPSSFMLVASMNPSPGGYFNDPDAPVTSSPAEMQRYLSKISGPLLDRIDIHIEVTPVPFDKLSEERKGEGSVEIRKRVTAAREIQTLRFTEMENVHYNAQMNTKHIRKYCKMDEASKELLKNAMERLNLSARAYDRILKVARTIGDLDDSESVTGTHIAEAIQYRSLDREGWLG, encoded by the coding sequence ATGCTTACGAAGGTTTTTGGTAGTGCAGTATTTGGTGTAGAAGCCACCACAATTACAGTAGAGGTTAATGTGGATAAAGGAATAGGTTACCATTTAGTGGGTTTACCAGATAATGCAATTAAAGAAAGTAATTATAGAATTGCAGCTGCTTTACAGAATAACGGATATAAAATTCCAGGAAAAAAGCTGACTATAAATATGGCTCCTGCTGATTTGCGTAAAGAAGGTTCTGCTTACGATTTAACACTTGCGCTAGGAATACTTACTGCATCTGGACAAATAAAATCTGAGAATATAGAGAAGTATGTGATTATGGGAGAGCTCTCTTTAGATGGTAGCTTGCAGCCTATAAAAGGAGCTTTGCCAATTGCTATAAAAGCCAAAGAAGAAGGTTTTAAAGGTTTTATTTTGCCTAAACAAAATGCTCGTGAAGCAGCAATTGTATCTGGTTTAGAAGTATATGGTATCGAAAATATAAAAGAAATAATTGATTATTTTGATAGCAGCACTCCTTTAGAGCAAACCATAATTGATACACGTGCAGAATTTTATAAAACGTTAGATTTTCCTGAGTTTGATTTTTCAGATGTAAAAGGGCAAGAAAGCATCAAAAGATGTATGGAAATTGCAGCTGCAGGTGGTCATAATATAATTTTAATTGGCCCTCCAGGTGCAGGTAAAACTATGTTAGCAAAGCGTTTACCTTCAATTTTACCACCGATGACACTTCATGAAGCATTGGAAACTACAAAAATACATAGTGTGGTAGGTAAAATTAAAAATATGGGTTTAATGAATCAGAGGCCGTTTCGTAGCCCACATCACACAATTTCAGACGTCGCTCTCGTTGGTGGTGGTGCATACCCACAGCCAGGAGAGATATCGTTATCACATAATGGAGTTCTTTTTTTAGATGAATTACCAGAATTTAAACGCGGTGTTTTAGAGGTAATGCGCCAGCCTTTAGAAGATAGAGAAGTAACAATTTCTAGAGCTCGTTTTACAGTAACTTATCCTAGTAGTTTTATGCTAGTAGCTAGCATGAATCCGAGTCCAGGAGGTTATTTTAATGATCCAGATGCACCTGTAACTTCATCACCTGCAGAAATGCAACGATATTTAAGTAAAATATCTGGCCCGTTATTAGATCGTATAGATATACATATTGAAGTTACACCGGTACCTTTTGATAAATTATCAGAAGAGCGAAAAGGAGAAGGTAGTGTTGAAATTAGGAAACGAGTAACTGCTGCTCGTGAAATTCAAACGCTTCGATTTACTGAAATGGAAAATGTTCATTACAATGCGCAGATGAATACAAAACATATTCGCAAGTATTGTAAAATGGATGAAGCTTCAAAAGAACTTTTAAAAAATGCTATGGAGCGCTTAAATCTTTCTGCACGGGCATATGACCGTATTTTAAAAGTAGCAAGAACAATTGGTGATTTAGATGATTCAGAAAGTGTAACAGGTACTCATATTGCAGAAGCAATACAGTATCGTAGCTTAGATAGAGAAGGTTGGTTAGGGTAG
- the smpB gene encoding SsrA-binding protein SmpB yields the protein MQKNINIKNKRARFDFELLDTYMAGLVLSGTEIKSIRLGKASISESFCEFNEQGELFIINMQVDEYSHGSHYNHAPKAARKLLLNRKELNKLEKEVKNTGLTIVPLNLFINDRGFAKINISLAKGKKLFDKRESIKDRDNKKSLDRIKKNFNN from the coding sequence ATACAAAAGAATATAAATATAAAGAATAAAAGAGCCCGATTCGATTTTGAATTATTGGATACCTATATGGCTGGCTTAGTGCTGTCTGGTACCGAAATAAAATCTATTAGGTTGGGTAAAGCTTCTATATCTGAAAGTTTTTGTGAATTTAATGAACAAGGAGAATTGTTCATTATTAACATGCAAGTAGATGAATATTCTCACGGATCACATTATAACCATGCTCCTAAAGCTGCTCGAAAGTTATTATTAAATCGTAAAGAGCTTAATAAGCTTGAGAAAGAAGTAAAAAATACAGGTTTAACTATTGTACCTCTTAACTTATTTATAAATGATAGAGGTTTTGCTAAAATCAACATCTCACTAGCAAAAGGTAAAAAACTGTTTGACAAACGAGAATCTATAAAAGACAGAGACAACAAAAAAAGTTTAGATAGAATTAAAAAGAATTTTAATAATTAG
- a CDS encoding DUF6503 family protein gives MKNLVLSICMVLFFSCKEKKATEVTLSVNEIVDKSIEVSGGERYETSKICFKFRGLEYVSEEGGKTQKRSFFSDSINYIDIKRDSNFQRFVNDTPVIISDSLASLYSNSINSVHYFAQLPYHLNDAAAKKEFLKEEVVKNKSYYLVKVTFDENGGGVDFEDNYLYWINKKTFKIDYLAYDFHVNGGGVRFRKAYNERFVNGIRFADYENYKPKNESATLMQMSDLFEKNQLELLSKIDIKNIEVNQEI, from the coding sequence ATGAAAAATTTAGTTCTAAGTATCTGTATGGTTTTATTTTTTTCGTGTAAAGAAAAGAAGGCTACAGAAGTCACCTTATCGGTTAATGAGATTGTAGATAAATCGATAGAAGTATCTGGCGGCGAACGATATGAAACGAGTAAAATATGTTTTAAATTTAGAGGTTTAGAATATGTTTCAGAAGAAGGTGGAAAAACTCAAAAACGTTCTTTTTTTAGCGATTCTATAAATTATATAGATATTAAAAGAGATAGTAATTTTCAACGTTTTGTTAATGATACTCCTGTAATTATTTCAGATTCTTTAGCTTCATTATACAGTAATTCAATTAATTCAGTACATTATTTTGCGCAATTACCTTATCATTTAAATGATGCAGCTGCCAAAAAAGAGTTTTTAAAAGAAGAAGTTGTCAAAAACAAGTCTTATTATTTAGTAAAAGTAACTTTTGATGAAAATGGTGGTGGTGTAGATTTTGAAGATAATTACTTGTATTGGATAAATAAAAAAACATTTAAGATTGATTATTTAGCATACGATTTTCATGTTAATGGAGGAGGAGTACGCTTTAGAAAAGCATATAACGAACGTTTTGTAAACGGTATTAGATTTGCTGATTATGAAAATTATAAACCTAAAAATGAAAGCGCTACATTAATGCAAATGTCTGATTTGTTTGAAAAGAATCAATTAGAATTGCTTTCTAAAATTGACATTAAAAATATAGAAGTAAATCAAGAAATTTAA
- a CDS encoding histidine phosphatase family protein gives MKTIKLLLLSFILISITSCKDDASTEIEKTEPEISTFYFIRHAEKDRSNPENLDPELNQEGLGRSIRWERVFSEIDLDEVYCTDYERTMMTGAPTAINQDIMVKYYEPESLNYEDFKFLNQGKNVLVIGHSNTTPDFVNKMIGEDKYEQMDDYDNSSLFIVRFIDDKPTSIRLKMD, from the coding sequence ATGAAAACTATCAAACTTCTATTATTATCTTTTATTTTAATTTCTATTACAAGTTGTAAAGATGATGCTTCAACTGAAATTGAAAAAACAGAACCTGAAATATCTACTTTTTACTTTATTAGGCATGCAGAAAAAGACCGCAGCAACCCTGAGAATCTTGATCCAGAATTAAATCAAGAAGGATTAGGCCGATCAATTAGATGGGAACGTGTTTTTAGTGAAATAGATTTAGACGAGGTTTACTGTACTGATTACGAAAGAACAATGATGACTGGCGCTCCAACAGCTATCAATCAAGATATAATGGTTAAATATTACGAACCAGAAAGTCTCAATTACGAAGATTTTAAATTTTTAAACCAAGGCAAAAATGTTTTGGTTATCGGACATAGTAATACTACACCTGATTTTGTAAATAAAATGATTGGAGAAGATAAATACGAACAAATGGACGATTATGACAATAGTAGTCTTTTTATTGTACGATTTATAGATGACAAGCCTACTTCAATTCGTTTAAAAATGGATTAA
- a CDS encoding transketolase: protein MNKKIDQLAADNIRALAISMVEKASSGHPGGPMGGADYMHILYSEFFNYDPSDMRWPYRDRFFMDAGHLSPLMYSQYYLLDNFSKSDVQNFRQWGSVTPGHPEVDVNRGIENTSGPLGQGHTMGVGAAVAAKFLQARFGDWMNHKIYGFISDGGVQEEISQGSGRLAGHLGLNNFIMFYDSNDVQLSTKTDEVTSEDTAMKYQAWGWKVVTIDGHNHEEIRQALKDANAETEKPTLIIGKTIMGKGCVTADGTMYEGYTELHGKPIGDTGADFVKTLINLGADPEDEFAIYDDVKASYKEIIKRKIQEAQVKKQEIAAWREDNTALSEKLDGFLAGKLPELDFESIAYKDGLATRAASANVLGYLAGKVENMIVSSADLSNSDKTDGFLNKTHSLQKGDFTGSFLQSGVAELTMAAMANGMALHGGVIPVVATFFVFSDYMKPAIRLSAIQELPVKFVWTHDAFRVGEDGPTHQPIEQEAQIRLLEKLKNHSGDASFIALRPADSAETVVGWKMLLENDKVPSGLILSRQGIKDIPLVGKSRYNDALASEKGGYLVKEVANPDVVLIANGSEVATLIAAAALLEERKGLKVNIASIISEGLFRKQSKEYQQSVIATDKPVFGLTAGLPVNLEGLAGANGKVFGLDHFGYSAPATVLDDKFGFTGEKVYEQVIEFLG, encoded by the coding sequence ATGAATAAAAAAATAGATCAGTTAGCAGCAGATAATATAAGAGCTTTAGCTATTTCGATGGTTGAGAAAGCAAGTTCAGGGCATCCTGGTGGACCTATGGGTGGAGCAGATTATATGCATATTTTATACTCGGAATTTTTCAATTATGATCCTTCTGATATGAGATGGCCTTACCGTGATCGTTTTTTTATGGATGCAGGGCATTTATCACCATTAATGTATTCCCAATATTACTTATTAGATAATTTTTCTAAATCTGATGTTCAAAACTTCAGACAATGGGGTTCTGTTACTCCAGGTCACCCAGAGGTGGATGTGAATAGAGGAATTGAAAATACATCTGGACCATTAGGTCAAGGTCATACAATGGGTGTAGGAGCTGCAGTTGCTGCTAAATTTTTACAAGCTCGTTTTGGCGATTGGATGAATCATAAAATTTATGGTTTTATTTCAGATGGTGGTGTTCAAGAAGAAATATCTCAAGGGTCAGGTAGATTGGCTGGACATTTAGGATTGAACAATTTTATTATGTTCTACGATTCTAACGATGTTCAATTATCTACTAAAACAGATGAAGTTACATCTGAAGATACTGCAATGAAGTATCAAGCATGGGGTTGGAAAGTAGTAACTATTGACGGTCATAACCATGAAGAGATAAGACAAGCATTAAAAGATGCAAATGCAGAAACAGAAAAACCAACATTAATTATTGGTAAAACAATAATGGGTAAAGGTTGTGTTACTGCTGATGGCACAATGTATGAAGGGTATACTGAATTACACGGTAAACCAATTGGTGATACTGGAGCTGATTTTGTAAAAACATTAATCAACTTAGGTGCTGACCCAGAAGACGAGTTTGCTATTTATGATGATGTTAAGGCATCTTATAAAGAAATAATAAAAAGAAAAATTCAAGAAGCTCAAGTTAAAAAACAAGAAATTGCTGCTTGGAGAGAAGATAATACAGCTCTTTCTGAAAAATTAGATGGTTTCTTAGCTGGTAAATTACCAGAATTAGATTTTGAGTCTATTGCTTATAAAGATGGTTTAGCGACTAGAGCTGCTTCAGCAAATGTTTTAGGTTATTTAGCAGGTAAAGTAGAAAACATGATTGTTTCTTCTGCCGATTTATCTAACAGTGATAAAACAGATGGCTTCTTAAATAAAACACATTCTCTACAAAAAGGAGATTTTACCGGTTCTTTCTTACAATCTGGTGTTGCTGAGTTAACAATGGCGGCAATGGCTAATGGTATGGCATTACACGGTGGTGTTATTCCTGTAGTAGCTACATTCTTTGTATTCTCTGATTACATGAAGCCAGCTATTCGTTTAAGTGCAATACAAGAATTGCCAGTTAAATTTGTTTGGACGCATGATGCATTTAGAGTAGGTGAGGATGGACCTACACACCAGCCAATTGAACAAGAGGCGCAAATAAGATTATTAGAGAAATTAAAAAATCATAGCGGTGATGCTAGTTTTATAGCTTTACGTCCTGCGGATTCTGCAGAAACAGTAGTAGGTTGGAAAATGTTATTGGAAAATGATAAAGTACCATCTGGTCTTATTTTATCAAGACAAGGGATAAAAGATATTCCATTAGTTGGAAAATCTAGATACAACGATGCATTAGCTTCTGAAAAAGGAGGTTACTTAGTTAAAGAAGTCGCTAATCCTGATGTTGTTTTAATAGCAAACGGATCTGAAGTTGCTACATTAATTGCTGCTGCTGCACTTTTAGAAGAAAGAAAAGGATTAAAAGTTAATATAGCTTCTATTATTTCTGAAGGGTTATTTAGAAAACAATCTAAAGAATACCAACAGAGTGTAATTGCAACTGACAAACCTGTATTTGGTTTAACAGCTGGTTTACCTGTGAATTTAGAAGGTTTAGCAGGAGCTAATGGTAAAGTATTTGGTTTAGATCATTTTGGTTACTCTGCACCAGCTACTGTTTTAGATGATAAATTCGGATTTACTGGCGAGAAAGTTTATGAGCAAGTAATTGAATTTTTAGGATAG
- a CDS encoding TetR/AcrR family transcriptional regulator yields MSTKAERTKVFIVETVAPIFNKLGYIGTSMSDLTEATGLTKGALYGNFENKEALALASFEYNTNLLLTAIDDKIAIEGSSLDKLFSLTDFYRHYDSFTQPMGGCPILNTGIDAKYNNKMLTAASKEIAKIVEGKIALVLENGVNNGELKIPVSPLQFAKQMYTMIMGAVAMATISSDRKYLLNTITYLEHLINQEIKK; encoded by the coding sequence ATGAGTACAAAAGCAGAAAGAACAAAAGTTTTTATCGTAGAGACTGTTGCCCCTATTTTTAATAAATTAGGCTACATAGGTACCAGCATGAGCGATTTAACTGAAGCTACTGGGCTTACCAAAGGTGCTTTATATGGTAATTTCGAAAATAAAGAAGCGCTAGCATTAGCTTCTTTTGAGTATAATACGAATTTATTATTGACAGCAATTGACGATAAAATTGCTATTGAAGGTTCATCTTTAGATAAACTATTTTCATTAACAGATTTTTATAGGCATTATGATTCATTTACCCAACCTATGGGTGGTTGCCCTATTTTAAATACTGGTATTGACGCTAAGTATAATAATAAAATGCTTACTGCTGCTTCAAAAGAAATTGCAAAAATAGTAGAAGGTAAAATCGCTTTAGTTTTAGAAAATGGCGTAAATAATGGTGAATTAAAAATACCTGTATCACCATTACAATTTGCAAAACAAATGTATACGATGATTATGGGTGCTGTAGCCATGGCTACAATATCATCTGATCGAAAATATTTACTAAATACAATTACTTATCTAGAACACCTTATAAATCAAGAAATAAAAAAGTAA
- the clpB gene encoding ATP-dependent chaperone ClpB, whose product MNINNFTIKSQEAVQQAQQLAQELGHQQIENEHLFKAITLVDENVTPFILKKLNVNTTILFQIIDKELENFPKVSGGELMFSRETSKTLNEATSIAKKMSDEYVSIEHLLLAIFNSKSKIAQILKDQGVSEKNFKAAIEELRKGGKVTSQSAEDTYNSLNKFAKNLNEMADNGKLDPVIGRDEEIRRVLQILSRRTKNNPMLVGEPGVGKTAIAEGLAHRIVQGDVPENLKDKVIYSLDMGALIAGAKYKGEFEERLKSVIKEVTTSDGNIVLFIDEIHTLVGAGGGDGAMDAANILKPALARGELRAIGATTLDEYQKYFEKDKALERRFQKIIVDEPDTESAISILRGIKDKYEAHHKVRIKDEAVIAAVELSQRYITNRFLPDKAIDLIDEAAAKLRMEINSKPENLDVLDRKIMQLEIEIEAIKRENDKTKLKTLNLDLANIKEERNEIFAKWDSEKTVVDDIQKTKLNIEEYKLEAERAERNGDYGKVAELRYGKIKEAQEKLENLQIVLEEQQEGDSMIKEEVTSEDIAQVVAKWTGIPVVKMLQSEREKLLQLESVLHKRVVGQEEAIQAVSDAIRRSRAGLQDAKRPIGSFLFLGTTGVGKTELAKTLASYLFDDETAMTRIDMSEYQERHSISRLVGAPPGYVGYDEGGQLTEAVRRRPYSVVLLDEIEKAHPDTFNILLQVLDEGRLTDNKGRIADFKNTIIIMTSNIGSHIIQEKFEANKDIYSATEAARVEVLGLLRKTIRPEFLNRIDDVIMFTPLSKQDIVKIVSIQLNQLKKMLIKQNITIDATNETIQYLAEKGYDPQYGARPIKRVIQKEVLNTLSKELLSGNITADSVVLIDSFDDKLVFRNQAELA is encoded by the coding sequence ATGAACATAAATAATTTCACTATAAAATCGCAAGAAGCTGTGCAACAAGCCCAGCAACTCGCACAGGAGCTTGGACATCAGCAAATAGAAAATGAACACCTATTTAAAGCTATAACACTAGTTGATGAAAATGTCACTCCTTTTATTCTTAAAAAATTAAATGTTAATACCACTATTCTTTTCCAAATTATTGACAAAGAGCTAGAAAATTTTCCTAAAGTTTCAGGAGGAGAGCTTATGTTTTCAAGAGAAACATCTAAAACCTTAAATGAGGCTACTAGTATTGCTAAAAAAATGTCTGATGAATATGTTTCGATAGAACATTTATTGTTAGCTATTTTTAATTCGAAGAGTAAAATTGCTCAAATATTAAAAGACCAAGGTGTATCTGAAAAGAATTTCAAAGCTGCCATTGAAGAATTAAGAAAAGGTGGTAAAGTAACTTCTCAAAGTGCTGAGGACACTTATAATTCTTTAAATAAATTTGCGAAAAACTTAAATGAAATGGCAGATAACGGAAAGTTAGATCCTGTTATTGGTCGTGACGAAGAGATACGTAGAGTTCTTCAAATTTTATCTCGAAGAACAAAAAATAACCCGATGTTAGTTGGTGAGCCAGGTGTTGGTAAAACAGCAATCGCAGAAGGACTTGCTCATCGAATTGTACAAGGAGATGTACCTGAAAACTTGAAAGACAAGGTTATATATTCTCTTGATATGGGTGCACTTATCGCCGGTGCTAAATACAAAGGTGAGTTTGAAGAACGCTTAAAATCTGTAATTAAAGAAGTGACAACATCTGATGGTAACATCGTTTTATTTATTGATGAGATACATACTTTAGTTGGTGCTGGTGGCGGAGATGGAGCAATGGATGCTGCTAACATTTTAAAACCTGCATTAGCCAGAGGTGAATTAAGAGCTATTGGAGCTACGACATTAGACGAATATCAAAAATATTTTGAAAAAGATAAAGCTCTAGAACGAAGGTTTCAAAAAATCATAGTTGATGAGCCAGATACAGAAAGTGCAATTTCTATTTTAAGAGGTATTAAAGATAAATACGAAGCACACCATAAAGTACGTATTAAAGATGAAGCCGTTATTGCAGCTGTTGAATTATCGCAACGTTATATTACAAATCGTTTTTTACCAGATAAAGCAATTGACTTAATTGATGAAGCTGCAGCTAAACTTAGGATGGAAATAAATTCTAAGCCTGAAAATCTAGATGTTCTAGATCGTAAAATCATGCAGTTAGAAATTGAAATAGAAGCTATCAAACGAGAGAATGATAAAACAAAACTTAAAACCTTAAATCTTGATCTTGCTAACATAAAAGAAGAACGCAATGAAATATTTGCAAAATGGGATAGCGAAAAAACGGTAGTTGATGATATTCAAAAAACAAAATTGAATATTGAAGAGTACAAACTTGAAGCAGAAAGAGCAGAACGTAATGGTGATTATGGTAAAGTAGCTGAATTGCGTTATGGTAAAATTAAAGAGGCACAAGAGAAACTTGAGAATCTTCAAATTGTTTTAGAAGAGCAGCAAGAAGGTGACTCTATGATAAAAGAAGAGGTTACTAGTGAAGATATTGCGCAAGTCGTAGCAAAGTGGACAGGTATACCTGTTGTTAAAATGTTACAAAGCGAGCGTGAAAAGCTTTTACAATTAGAAAGTGTTTTACATAAACGTGTTGTAGGCCAAGAAGAAGCTATACAAGCAGTTTCAGATGCTATTAGAAGAAGTCGTGCAGGATTACAAGATGCTAAAAGACCGATTGGATCATTTTTATTTTTAGGCACTACAGGTGTCGGAAAAACAGAACTTGCAAAAACACTTGCCAGCTATTTGTTTGATGATGAAACAGCTATGACTAGAATAGATATGAGTGAATACCAAGAGCGTCATTCTATTAGCAGATTAGTTGGTGCACCTCCAGGATATGTTGGTTATGATGAAGGAGGTCAATTAACAGAAGCTGTTCGAAGAAGACCATACTCTGTTGTATTATTAGATGAAATAGAAAAAGCGCATCCTGATACGTTTAATATTCTTTTACAAGTACTTGACGAAGGTAGACTAACTGATAATAAAGGTAGAATTGCAGATTTTAAGAATACTATTATTATAATGACAAGTAATATAGGTAGTCACATTATTCAAGAAAAATTTGAAGCAAATAAAGATATTTATAGTGCTACAGAAGCTGCTAGAGTTGAAGTATTAGGTTTATTACGAAAAACAATTCGACCTGAATTTTTAAATAGAATTGATGACGTAATTATGTTTACTCCTTTAAGCAAACAAGACATTGTTAAAATAGTTTCTATACAGTTAAATCAACTTAAAAAAATGTTGATCAAACAAAATATTACTATTGATGCAACAAATGAAACCATTCAGTATTTAGCAGAAAAAGGATATGATCCACAATATGGAGCTAGACCTATAAAAAGAGTAATACAAAAGGAAGTACTCAATACATTATCAAAAGAACTGTTGAGCGGTAATATTACGGCTGACAGTGTAGTATTAATCGATTCTTTTGATGATAAATTAGTTTTTAGAAATCAGGCAGAATTAGCTTAA